The following coding sequences lie in one Polynucleobacter necessarius genomic window:
- the murG gene encoding undecaprenyldiphospho-muramoylpentapeptide beta-N-acetylglucosaminyltransferase, with product MTKPSILVMAGGTGGHIFPGLAVAEYLRICGWTVFWLGNQAGMEYRLVKSCDFPFEAVEFGGLRGKGLKTKLMLPINLMRACFQSWKIMRRLKPNVVLGMGGYITFPGGLVTKFLKRPLVLHESNSIAGSANLVLSKIAMRTLAGFPNTMANAEWVGNPIREEFDHMLAPSVRYEQRQGPLSILVVGGSLGAAALNENIPAALALMPEESRPKVVHQAGDKHLADLQKRYADLGVTADIRPFIDDMPAAYSQADLVICRSGAMIVSEIAACGVASCLIPFPFAIDDHQTANAQFLSNADAAVLLPQQFLNPQDLALMIQNLNRTDLKEMALRAHALAKPHATQRVAEICADCAGVGI from the coding sequence TTGACTAAACCCTCAATCTTGGTGATGGCTGGTGGCACTGGTGGGCATATATTTCCAGGACTTGCTGTCGCTGAATATTTACGGATTTGTGGATGGACTGTTTTTTGGCTGGGGAATCAGGCTGGTATGGAATATCGCCTTGTGAAGTCTTGTGATTTTCCATTTGAGGCGGTTGAGTTTGGCGGCTTACGTGGTAAAGGCTTAAAAACAAAGTTGATGCTACCCATCAACCTCATGCGAGCATGCTTCCAAAGTTGGAAGATCATGCGTCGATTAAAGCCAAATGTTGTATTAGGTATGGGTGGCTACATTACATTCCCGGGCGGCTTAGTTACTAAATTCTTAAAACGCCCATTAGTCTTGCATGAATCCAATTCAATTGCGGGCAGTGCAAATTTAGTGCTGAGCAAAATTGCTATGCGAACCCTGGCCGGCTTCCCCAACACGATGGCAAATGCAGAGTGGGTTGGTAATCCAATTCGCGAAGAATTTGATCATATGCTGGCACCTTCGGTCAGATATGAGCAGCGTCAAGGACCCTTATCTATATTAGTGGTGGGCGGTAGTCTTGGAGCCGCAGCCCTAAATGAAAATATTCCAGCCGCATTAGCATTAATGCCAGAGGAGTCACGTCCTAAAGTTGTCCATCAGGCTGGCGATAAGCATCTTGCAGATCTTCAAAAGCGATACGCTGACTTAGGTGTGACTGCAGATATTCGTCCTTTTATCGACGATATGCCAGCTGCATACTCACAAGCAGATTTGGTAATTTGTCGATCTGGCGCCATGATAGTTTCTGAAATAGCGGCATGTGGCGTTGCCTCTTGCTTGATTCCATTCCCATTTGCGATTGATGATCATCAAACTGCTAATGCACAATTTTTATCAAATGCAGATGCTGCAGTGTTGTTGCCTCAACAATTTCTGAACCCGCAAGATTTGGCTTTAATGATTCAAAATTTAAATCGCACAGACTTAAAAGAGATGGCGTTACGTGCTCATGCATTAGCTAAGCCGCATGCTACCCAACGAGTAGCTGAAATATGTGCAGATTGTGCGGGGGTAGGTATATGA
- the ftsL gene encoding cell division protein FtsL gives MNRATFTLLALLLICALSLVAAQQRARKLFILQERAQIEERKLNQEWLRLEYEQHNLSKSARIRDVARNQLHMSPITPERTLYLKETK, from the coding sequence GTGAATAGAGCCACATTCACCTTGCTCGCCTTGCTGTTAATTTGCGCTCTATCGCTAGTGGCAGCGCAGCAGCGTGCACGTAAGCTATTTATTCTGCAAGAGCGTGCACAGATTGAAGAGCGAAAATTAAATCAAGAATGGCTGCGTTTGGAATATGAACAACACAATCTTTCTAAGTCTGCAAGGATTCGCGACGTTGCTCGCAATCAATTGCATATGTCTCCCATTACTCCTGAGCGTACTTTGTATTTGAAGGAGACTAAATGA
- the murD gene encoding UDP-N-acetylmuramoyl-L-alanine--D-glutamate ligase, whose product MSNEDYQAPNRFLILGLGESGVAMAKWCLRNGADVRLADTRDQLTLNERQNAWLEELCIAGLEDICFGHLDDDLLKNIDVIGISPGLSPLQEPIQTFLAEAEKAEIDVWSEIEFFARAISALSRMALTQGSTYATAVLAITGTNGKTTTTALTGQLCERAGKKVAVAGNISPAALEKLMNCLDLADQIEDMPDVWVLELSSFQLVYTCTFNATAATVLNITQDHLDWHGDMQAYAEAKSKIFGADTVCILNRDDSLVMGLLSEEQKTERSIVTFGSNRPDEQGAFGIEHDLRAGGIDWLVWAEVDEDVEPKPKRRRKSAVVEDEEPLRLKRLIPADALRIRGRHNTLNALAALALARAAHLPMSVLLHGLRDYHGEPHRVQSIAIVKDVEYVDDSKGTNVGAAVAALNGLGSNESGKRIWLIAGGDGKGQDFSPLREPALRFVKGVFLIGKDGVAIGEALGAEIPSANCGDLVSAVRAAAAEAISGDLVLLSPACASLDQFRDYIERAQVFAEEVEELGMRFEGAQV is encoded by the coding sequence ATGAGCAATGAAGACTATCAAGCACCAAACCGATTCCTCATTTTAGGATTAGGGGAATCTGGCGTAGCCATGGCTAAGTGGTGCTTAAGGAATGGTGCTGATGTACGTTTGGCGGATACACGTGATCAATTAACATTGAATGAACGACAAAATGCTTGGTTAGAAGAGCTTTGCATAGCCGGTTTAGAGGATATTTGTTTTGGACATCTAGATGATGACTTGCTTAAAAATATTGATGTGATTGGTATCAGTCCCGGATTGTCTCCTCTTCAAGAGCCAATCCAAACTTTCTTGGCAGAGGCTGAAAAAGCGGAAATTGATGTGTGGAGCGAAATTGAATTTTTTGCGCGCGCAATTTCAGCCTTAAGTCGTATGGCGCTGACCCAGGGGTCGACTTATGCAACCGCAGTATTGGCAATTACTGGTACCAATGGCAAAACAACCACTACTGCATTAACCGGGCAATTATGTGAGCGTGCTGGTAAGAAAGTTGCTGTGGCCGGGAATATCAGTCCTGCAGCTTTAGAGAAGTTGATGAATTGCTTAGATTTAGCCGATCAAATCGAAGATATGCCAGATGTTTGGGTTTTAGAGTTATCCAGCTTTCAGCTGGTCTATACCTGTACATTCAATGCAACGGCTGCAACCGTATTAAATATTACGCAAGACCACTTGGACTGGCATGGCGATATGCAGGCTTACGCAGAGGCAAAGTCAAAAATATTTGGCGCTGATACGGTGTGCATTCTGAATCGTGATGATTCTCTAGTTATGGGTTTGCTTTCTGAAGAACAAAAGACAGAGAGGTCTATTGTGACTTTTGGCTCCAATCGACCTGATGAGCAAGGTGCTTTTGGGATTGAGCATGACTTACGAGCTGGCGGAATTGATTGGTTGGTATGGGCTGAAGTGGATGAGGATGTAGAGCCGAAACCAAAACGTCGTCGTAAATCTGCGGTTGTAGAGGATGAAGAGCCTTTACGTCTTAAGCGCTTGATTCCTGCCGATGCTTTAAGAATACGCGGTCGACATAATACTTTAAATGCTTTGGCAGCTCTTGCTTTGGCGCGTGCCGCACATTTGCCTATGAGCGTTCTCTTGCATGGCTTACGTGACTACCATGGTGAGCCACATCGTGTGCAAAGTATTGCAATCGTTAAAGACGTTGAATATGTTGATGATAGTAAAGGCACTAATGTAGGTGCCGCCGTCGCTGCCCTGAATGGACTAGGCAGTAATGAGTCCGGTAAGCGTATTTGGTTAATTGCTGGTGGTGATGGTAAGGGTCAAGATTTCAGTCCTTTGCGTGAGCCCGCTTTACGTTTTGTGAAGGGCGTATTCTTAATTGGCAAGGATGGCGTTGCGATTGGTGAAGCTTTAGGTGCTGAAATTCCAAGTGCTAATTGCGGAGATTTGGTTTCTGCAGTTCGTGCTGCGGCTGCTGAAGCAATTTCTGGGGATTTAGTTCTACTTTCTCCAGCTTGTGCAAGCCTTGATCAGTTCCGTGACTATATCGAGCGAGCTCAGGTATTTGCTGAAGAGGTAGAGGAGCTTGGAATGCGCTTTGAGGGTGCTCAGGTATGA
- a CDS encoding UDP-N-acetylmuramoyl-L-alanyl-D-glutamate--2,6-diaminopimelate ligase: MRVALKIDTNHLIDHLHTLANPSAKVCADSRQIQSGDIFFAYQVGHGNALRDGRQFIDAALANGAAAVVFDSDGVDSQIEDHPLCFAVKNLAEKVGELCSQWYGHPSKELNIIGVTGTNGKTSITQWLAQALDASNYRTAILGTLGTGFPGTLVQTGYTTPDAPRLQTQLAELRSAGAKQVAMEVSSHALDQARIAGTEIHCAVFTNLTQDHLDYHDSMADYAEAKAKLFQLAGLQHAVINLDDAFGRKLAMNLLAKEGLKVWAYALSPSAFQGFEKFGDRLRRIHANNTVLNGIGYKSSFVLDGAGSAELHIPLLGEFNLSNALAVWTVLLSQGMSCDVAAQKVSQLNPVLGRMELIRLGKHNKTDGLLAVVDYAHTPDALEKTLQALRPIADQRGGKIWCVFGCGGDRDAGKRPLMGAVAERNAEHILITSDNPRSEDPQVIMQMIRSGMSADSQNVQIIADRAAAIMAAIRHADIRDIVLVAGKGHETTQEINGKKFDFSDQEHIRLAAGGCV, translated from the coding sequence ATGAGGGTGGCTTTGAAAATAGACACCAATCATTTGATTGACCACCTACACACTTTAGCGAATCCATCTGCCAAAGTGTGTGCGGATAGTCGCCAGATTCAATCTGGCGATATCTTTTTTGCCTATCAAGTAGGTCATGGCAATGCATTACGTGATGGTCGTCAATTTATTGATGCTGCTTTAGCAAATGGGGCGGCCGCTGTTGTGTTTGATTCTGATGGCGTAGACAGTCAAATTGAAGATCATCCACTATGCTTTGCCGTAAAAAATCTTGCCGAAAAAGTGGGCGAATTGTGCTCTCAATGGTACGGCCATCCTAGCAAGGAATTAAATATCATTGGTGTCACTGGCACTAATGGAAAAACTAGCATTACTCAGTGGCTTGCTCAAGCATTGGATGCTAGTAATTATCGCACTGCTATTCTAGGTACGTTGGGTACTGGCTTCCCAGGAACATTAGTTCAGACTGGCTACACAACACCAGATGCTCCTAGGCTGCAAACTCAGCTAGCAGAATTGCGTAGTGCTGGTGCTAAGCAGGTGGCGATGGAAGTGTCATCACATGCATTGGATCAAGCGCGAATCGCTGGAACAGAAATTCATTGTGCAGTGTTCACTAATTTAACGCAAGATCATTTGGATTACCACGACAGTATGGCTGATTATGCTGAGGCAAAAGCTAAGTTGTTTCAACTGGCTGGTCTTCAGCATGCGGTGATCAATTTGGACGATGCCTTTGGTCGCAAGCTAGCTATGAATTTATTGGCGAAGGAAGGTCTAAAGGTCTGGGCATATGCATTGTCGCCATCAGCATTCCAAGGATTTGAAAAATTTGGCGATCGCTTGCGACGGATTCATGCAAATAACACTGTATTGAACGGTATAGGTTACAAATCTAGTTTTGTGCTTGATGGGGCGGGAAGCGCCGAATTACATATTCCATTATTAGGTGAATTCAATTTAAGTAATGCGCTTGCAGTGTGGACGGTTTTGCTTTCACAAGGCATGAGCTGTGATGTAGCTGCGCAAAAAGTAAGCCAATTAAATCCAGTGCTAGGGCGCATGGAGTTGATTCGACTTGGTAAACATAATAAGACCGATGGATTATTAGCGGTTGTTGATTATGCTCATACACCGGATGCTCTTGAGAAGACTTTGCAAGCATTACGTCCAATCGCCGATCAGCGTGGCGGAAAGATTTGGTGTGTATTTGGTTGTGGTGGCGATCGTGATGCTGGTAAGCGTCCCCTGATGGGTGCTGTAGCTGAGCGCAATGCAGAACATATTCTCATTACTAGCGACAATCCCCGTTCAGAAGATCCACAAGTCATCATGCAGATGATTCGTAGCGGTATGAGTGCTGATTCGCAAAATGTTCAAATCATTGCTGATCGGGCTGCTGCCATTATGGCTGCAATACGTCATGCAGATATTCGTGACATCGTTTTAGTTGCCGGTAAGGGTCATGAAACTACCCAAGAAATCAATGGCAAGAAATTTGATTTCTCTGATCAAGAGCATATTCGCTTGGCAGCAGGAGGATGTGTCTGA
- a CDS encoding peptidoglycan D,D-transpeptidase FtsI family protein — translation MRPVGFSTTPNLVLRLPMWRSRLMLFLLFFVFMMLLLRAFWIQGLGNAFYEAKGVRGTQRELELPASRGKILDRNGQVIATSLEAKSVIAYNDTVPDDLAADKVHKLASLLQISEAELRKKLKEERKQIFLKRQVDPAVAQQIKQLEIPGISLNNEYRRFYPEGEAMAHVVGFTNVNDKGQEGMELSRENELAGHPGQRRVVVDRLGRVVEDVAILQLPQNGKDLNLSIDSKIQFLAYNVVKDAVEKHHAKAGGAVVLDTQTGEILALANYPSYNPNDRKFLTGEQLRNRVLTDTFEPGSTMKPLTIAIALEKGLVKPETNMVIGAQYLVGPKPITDTHPYGNLTVAQIIQKSSNIGTAKIAMNNLSPEEMWDFYTAVGLGQAPKIGFPGAVAGTVHPFKKWMPTDQARIAFGYGISASLFQVARAYTVFARDGELVPLTIERSPEFKSGTKVLSPKTAIEMRNMMEAVTEPGGTAIKAQAEGFRVGGKTGTAHKLVGKGYGNKYRAYFAGLAPISAPRIVVAVMIDEPTGGSHYGGDVAAPVFSTIVSKTLHTLNVLPDSKVKQMVLQDKSPEEIHAANAQRVVLKR, via the coding sequence ATGAGGCCGGTCGGATTTTCTACTACGCCCAATTTAGTTTTGCGCCTGCCCATGTGGCGGTCGCGTTTAATGCTATTTCTCTTATTCTTTGTGTTCATGATGTTATTGCTACGCGCATTTTGGATTCAGGGCCTAGGAAATGCGTTCTATGAAGCAAAAGGCGTACGCGGTACTCAACGTGAATTAGAGTTGCCTGCTAGTCGTGGAAAGATTTTGGATCGCAATGGTCAAGTCATAGCTACAAGTCTCGAGGCGAAGTCAGTTATCGCTTATAACGACACGGTGCCTGATGATTTGGCTGCTGACAAAGTACACAAACTGGCCAGTCTTTTACAAATCAGTGAAGCAGAGTTGCGCAAGAAACTCAAAGAGGAGCGTAAGCAAATCTTCTTAAAGCGTCAAGTGGACCCAGCTGTCGCACAACAGATCAAGCAGTTGGAGATCCCAGGTATTAGTTTGAACAATGAATATCGTCGCTTTTACCCAGAAGGTGAAGCGATGGCTCATGTAGTTGGCTTTACAAATGTGAACGATAAGGGTCAGGAAGGCATGGAGCTTTCCCGTGAGAATGAACTTGCTGGTCATCCTGGTCAAAGGCGTGTGGTAGTTGATCGTTTGGGCCGTGTTGTTGAAGATGTTGCAATCTTGCAGTTGCCACAAAACGGTAAAGATCTCAATCTTTCTATTGATAGCAAGATTCAATTTTTAGCGTACAACGTAGTAAAAGATGCTGTTGAAAAACATCATGCTAAGGCAGGTGGTGCAGTAGTTCTCGATACGCAAACGGGTGAGATTTTGGCCTTAGCAAATTATCCGAGCTATAACCCGAATGATCGTAAGTTTTTAACAGGCGAGCAATTGCGTAATCGGGTTTTGACCGACACCTTTGAGCCTGGCTCCACAATGAAGCCTTTGACGATTGCAATTGCTCTGGAAAAAGGATTGGTCAAACCAGAGACCAATATGGTTATTGGTGCGCAATATCTAGTTGGCCCCAAGCCAATTACCGATACGCACCCATACGGTAATTTGACAGTTGCACAAATTATTCAAAAGTCTAGCAATATTGGTACTGCAAAAATTGCAATGAATAACCTTTCGCCTGAGGAGATGTGGGATTTTTATACTGCGGTTGGTCTAGGCCAAGCCCCTAAGATCGGTTTCCCAGGCGCCGTAGCGGGAACGGTTCATCCCTTCAAAAAATGGATGCCTACCGACCAAGCGCGGATTGCTTTTGGATACGGAATTTCAGCATCGCTATTCCAAGTTGCACGTGCATACACAGTCTTTGCCCGTGATGGTGAATTAGTTCCCCTAACTATTGAGCGCAGTCCAGAATTTAAGTCTGGTACCAAAGTACTTTCTCCAAAAACAGCGATTGAAATGCGCAATATGATGGAAGCAGTTACTGAGCCAGGTGGAACTGCAATTAAAGCCCAAGCTGAGGGATTTCGTGTGGGCGGTAAAACCGGTACGGCACATAAGTTGGTTGGAAAAGGATATGGCAATAAATATCGCGCTTACTTTGCCGGTCTAGCACCAATTAGCGCTCCACGAATTGTGGTGGCAGTAATGATTGATGAGCCTACCGGTGGAAGTCATTACGGAGGTGACGTTGCAGCACCAGTATTCTCCACAATCGTGAGCAAAACATTACATACCTTAAATGTTTTGCCTGATAGTAAAGTAAAGCAAATGGTATTGCAGGATAAGAGTCCAGAAGAGATTCATGCCGCTAATGCCCAACGTGTGGTTTTGAAACGATGA
- the ftsW gene encoding putative lipid II flippase FtsW encodes MNIKEKLFPEKRLGLNRFWNFSRGGIDNFRNGLRDAVSGVEQTRSRMMDYDQLLVWAVLSLMLIGLVMVYSASITLADGPKYANYSSNFFLIRHMISLVIAIGVGVWVFNIPTKVWDRYSPVIFGITVLLLIVVLVPGLGKGVNGAKRWIRLGLMNFQSSELMKFAAVIFAASYTVQRQEYLHSFVKGMLPMGTAVALVGGLLMAEPDMGAFVVVALIAFGILFLGGINAKLFGGLIAVGLLSGATMIALSPFRRGRILAFMDPWQVDNAANKGYQLTHSLMAFGRGEWFGTGLGGSVEKLHYLPEAHTDFIMAVIGEELGFVGVVVMIFLFYWIVRRAFLIGRTALQLDRSFAGLAAKGVAIWIGWQAFINMGVNLGLLPTKGLTLPLVSYGGSGILMNAVAVAMLLRIDYENRILMRGGKL; translated from the coding sequence ATGAATATAAAAGAAAAGTTATTTCCTGAAAAGCGCCTTGGCTTAAATCGCTTTTGGAATTTTTCCAGAGGCGGAATAGATAACTTCCGTAATGGTTTGCGGGATGCAGTATCGGGCGTTGAACAGACCCGGTCTCGCATGATGGATTATGACCAATTGCTCGTATGGGCAGTTCTGTCTCTGATGTTAATTGGCCTAGTGATGGTGTACTCCGCATCTATTACTTTAGCTGATGGACCAAAGTACGCTAACTACAGCAGCAATTTTTTCCTTATTCGCCACATGATCTCATTGGTAATTGCTATTGGAGTTGGGGTTTGGGTTTTTAATATTCCAACCAAAGTTTGGGATCGCTATTCTCCAGTCATTTTTGGTATTACGGTTTTATTGCTTATCGTAGTTTTAGTTCCAGGTCTAGGTAAGGGTGTGAACGGGGCCAAACGTTGGATTCGTTTGGGGCTCATGAATTTTCAGTCATCCGAGTTGATGAAATTTGCTGCAGTGATTTTTGCGGCCAGCTATACAGTTCAACGCCAAGAATATCTACACTCATTTGTTAAGGGCATGCTGCCCATGGGTACTGCAGTGGCTTTGGTTGGCGGCCTCCTCATGGCTGAGCCTGACATGGGTGCCTTCGTGGTGGTTGCGCTAATTGCATTTGGCATTCTCTTTTTAGGCGGTATCAACGCCAAATTATTTGGTGGTTTGATTGCGGTGGGTTTATTGAGTGGCGCAACTATGATTGCGCTTTCTCCATTCCGTCGTGGACGGATATTGGCTTTTATGGACCCTTGGCAAGTAGATAACGCTGCTAATAAGGGTTATCAGTTAACCCATTCACTCATGGCATTTGGGCGCGGTGAATGGTTTGGTACCGGACTTGGCGGTAGTGTTGAAAAACTGCACTACTTACCAGAGGCACATACCGATTTCATTATGGCTGTAATTGGTGAAGAGCTTGGTTTTGTGGGTGTAGTAGTCATGATCTTCCTGTTCTATTGGATAGTGCGTCGTGCATTCTTGATTGGTCGTACTGCTTTGCAATTGGATCGCAGTTTTGCTGGTCTAGCTGCTAAAGGGGTGGCGATTTGGATTGGTTGGCAAGCCTTTATCAATATGGGTGTGAATCTTGGACTGCTTCCCACTAAGGGCTTGACTTTGCCATTGGTAAGTTATGGTGGCTCAGGAATTTTGATGAATGCCGTTGCTGTAGCAATGTTATTGCGTATCGATTATGAGAATCGCATCCTCATGCGCGGAGGGAAGCTTTGA
- a CDS encoding UDP-N-acetylmuramoyl-tripeptide--D-alanyl-D-alanine ligase, whose product MSVMITLAQAQAMLPGSIFINTSAESAQELSITRVGTDSRQIDRDELFVALVGERFDAHDFLSDVAKAGARAALISDADKCPADLPAICVSNTRIGLGNLAKAWRASHPIPLALVTGSNGKTTVKEMIASIFKAAVGEHHTLVTKGNLNNDIGLPLTLLKLRSTDQFAVIELGMNHPGETAQLAAIAQANIALINNAQREHQELMATVEAVAEEHSDAIRSLPQDGIAVFPADSEFASVWQKAAAGRKVIDFVLSSEQTKLTAAVTGKLLSNGQVQIDTEQGVIDVQLNTLGSHNVRNALAASAVGIAAGIGLDKIKLGLESFSPVNGRMQAKVIDLNHTLIDDSYNANPDSVRAAIDALKQSDNLSWLILGDMGEVGNQGSEFHREVGAYAAEQGVTKLFVLGDQSQFALQGFEAVRKNDGAIASTAKHFADMDSLIMQLRGALHAQSSGSNQHLNILVKGSRFMRMERVVQALLEEAKTCS is encoded by the coding sequence ATGTCTGTTATGATAACCCTTGCTCAAGCGCAGGCAATGCTGCCTGGAAGTATCTTCATTAATACTTCAGCAGAATCTGCTCAGGAGTTATCTATTACTCGGGTGGGAACAGACAGTCGTCAGATTGATCGTGATGAATTGTTTGTGGCACTGGTAGGCGAGCGTTTTGATGCGCATGATTTTTTATCGGATGTCGCTAAAGCTGGTGCTAGAGCTGCTCTCATTAGTGATGCAGATAAATGCCCAGCAGATTTACCAGCTATTTGCGTTTCAAATACACGCATCGGATTAGGTAATTTGGCTAAAGCATGGCGAGCAAGCCACCCTATTCCTCTAGCCTTAGTTACTGGTAGCAATGGTAAGACTACAGTTAAAGAAATGATCGCCTCAATTTTCAAGGCTGCTGTGGGGGAGCATCACACTTTAGTAACCAAGGGCAATCTAAATAACGATATTGGTTTGCCATTAACACTGTTGAAATTGCGTTCAACCGATCAGTTTGCTGTTATTGAGCTTGGTATGAATCATCCAGGAGAAACGGCACAGTTAGCTGCAATCGCACAAGCCAATATTGCATTGATTAATAATGCCCAACGTGAGCATCAGGAGCTCATGGCAACGGTGGAGGCAGTTGCAGAAGAGCACTCTGATGCTATTCGCTCTCTACCACAAGACGGAATTGCAGTATTTCCTGCTGACTCTGAATTTGCAAGCGTTTGGCAAAAAGCAGCTGCAGGTAGAAAAGTAATTGATTTTGTTTTGTCATCAGAGCAAACCAAGTTAACAGCTGCAGTTACTGGAAAATTATTAAGCAATGGGCAGGTACAAATTGATACTGAACAAGGTGTGATCGACGTACAGCTAAATACCTTGGGTAGCCATAATGTCCGCAATGCTCTCGCTGCTAGTGCGGTTGGTATCGCAGCTGGCATAGGCCTCGATAAGATTAAATTAGGACTCGAGTCATTCTCACCGGTCAATGGCCGAATGCAAGCAAAAGTAATCGATTTAAATCACACGCTAATTGATGACAGCTACAACGCTAACCCAGATTCAGTAAGGGCTGCTATTGATGCCTTGAAGCAATCAGATAATTTATCTTGGTTGATTTTGGGTGATATGGGCGAAGTCGGCAATCAAGGGTCAGAGTTTCATCGGGAAGTAGGTGCTTACGCTGCTGAACAGGGAGTCACTAAGTTATTTGTTTTGGGAGATCAATCCCAGTTTGCACTTCAAGGATTTGAGGCGGTGCGCAAGAATGATGGGGCGATTGCATCCACTGCAAAACATTTTGCAGATATGGATAGTTTGATCATGCAACTGAGGGGTGCACTCCATGCACAGTCAAGTGGTAGTAATCAACACTTAAATATTTTGGTAAAAGGTTCACGGTTTATGCGGATGGAGCGTGTAGTTCAGGCCTTGTTAGAGGAGGCTAAAACATGCTCTTAA
- the mraY gene encoding phospho-N-acetylmuramoyl-pentapeptide-transferase, protein MLLMQAQWLQDDFGFFRVFNYITFRAVMATVTALLIGLAVGPWVIRKLAALKIGQAVRTDGPQTHLVKSGTPTMGGVLILLGIFISCMLWADLSNRFIWIVMIVTFGFGLVGWVDDYRKVVYKDPKGMASREKFFWQTLIGLFAAIYLAFSVSEVNNLKVLQLFYEWLRSGFALDLPAKTNLLLPFIKEVSYPLGVMGFIILSYLVIVGSSNAVNLTDGLDGLVIMPVILVGAALGAFAYVMGNAIYAKYLLFPYIPGAGELMIFCGAMGGAGLAFLWYNTHPAQVFMGDVGALALGGALGTIAVIVRQEIVLFVMGGIFVAETVSVMLQVIWFKFTKKHFGEGRRIFRMAPLHHHFELGGWKETQVVVRFWIITILLVLIGLSSLKLR, encoded by the coding sequence ATGCTCTTAATGCAGGCGCAATGGTTACAAGATGACTTTGGATTCTTCCGGGTTTTTAACTACATCACTTTTAGAGCAGTGATGGCTACGGTTACTGCTTTATTAATTGGTTTGGCAGTCGGACCTTGGGTGATTCGAAAATTGGCCGCTTTGAAGATAGGGCAGGCTGTTCGAACTGATGGGCCACAAACACATTTAGTGAAATCTGGCACACCAACTATGGGCGGTGTTCTGATTTTGCTTGGCATCTTTATTTCTTGCATGCTGTGGGCTGATCTGAGCAATCGATTTATATGGATCGTGATGATTGTTACTTTTGGTTTTGGCTTAGTAGGATGGGTAGATGATTACCGTAAGGTGGTCTACAAAGATCCCAAGGGCATGGCTTCAAGAGAAAAATTCTTTTGGCAAACCTTGATTGGCCTATTCGCTGCAATCTATCTAGCATTTTCTGTCTCCGAGGTGAATAACCTCAAGGTATTGCAGTTATTTTATGAGTGGTTAAGAAGTGGATTTGCATTGGATCTACCAGCAAAAACTAATTTGCTACTGCCCTTTATAAAAGAGGTCAGCTATCCATTGGGTGTAATGGGCTTCATCATTCTGAGTTACTTGGTGATTGTTGGTAGCAGTAATGCTGTCAATTTAACTGATGGCCTTGATGGTTTAGTCATCATGCCAGTGATATTGGTAGGCGCTGCTTTAGGTGCCTTTGCTTATGTAATGGGTAATGCGATTTATGCTAAGTACTTACTCTTTCCCTATATTCCCGGCGCTGGCGAGTTAATGATTTTCTGCGGCGCGATGGGTGGCGCTGGCTTGGCATTCCTTTGGTACAACACCCATCCTGCACAGGTTTTCATGGGGGATGTTGGAGCACTTGCTTTAGGTGGTGCACTTGGAACTATTGCCGTCATTGTTCGCCAAGAAATAGTTTTATTTGTGATGGGCGGCATTTTTGTTGCCGAAACTGTTTCGGTCATGTTGCAAGTAATTTGGTTTAAGTTCACCAAGAAACATTTTGGCGAGGGTCGTCGGATTTTCAGAATGGCGCCCTTGCACCATCATTTTGAATTGGGCGGTTGGAAGGAAACACAAGTGGTAGTGCGTTTCTGGATTATCACCATTCTCTTAGTCTTAATTGGCTTATCTAGTTTGAAGTTACGGTGA